The region ACGAGCGCCACGTCGCTGGCAAGGTCTTGCAGCCGCTTGGCTCTCTCTCCCTGTGTCCCAAGCTTCTCGTGAAAGATGATTTTGTCGAGCTTGGCCAGCCGGCCTTCCAGTTTGATTTTGAGATCGGTCTCGTAGAAAAACTTGGCGTCGGACAGCCGAGCCTGGACGACGCGTCCGTTGCCGGCGGCAATTGCGGCGCCGCCGTCAGCCGCTTCGATATTCGCCACAAGCAAGAATTTATTGCTGAGCTTGCCGCTCGCCCTCCCGGTGAGCACGAAACATTTCTGATTGGCGCGTATCGTTGTCTGAATGACTTCGCGCGGAATATCGAGAAACGCCGCGTCGAAGTCGCCGGTCAGCACCACCGGCCATTCGACGAGCCCCGCGACCTCCGTCAAGAGCGTTTCATCCTCGACGAGTTCGAGCCCTTGCGCGAGGGCGAGATTGCGCGCGTCGTGCAAGATGATGTCACGGCGTCGTGCGGGATCGAGCACGACTTTGGCTTTTTCCAGCGCCGGTACATAATCGTCGAAGCGGCGCACTTTGATTTTGCCGGGCGCCATAAATCTGTGACCAAAGGTGAACGCACCCGCTTGCATCCCATCGACAGAAAACGGGACCACTTGCGTGTCTTCCGTTTCCGGGCCGAATGTGGCGAGGATCGCATGGAGCGGCCGCACCCAGCGCAACGCCTCGGGCCGCGCCGACGCGGCGCCCCAACGCATGGATTTTGGCCACGGAAAACTTCTGATCACGGCGGGCAAAACCTCGGCCAGCACATCGAGCGTGTCCTTCCCCTTTTGCTCGATGAGGGCGATGTAGAACTCCCCCTTTTTCGGGTCGCGGTGAATTTTGGCCCCGGCGAGCGACGTAAGGCCCGCGCTTTTCAAAAAGCCTTGCACGGCCGCATCGGGCGCGCCAACGCGCGGCCCGCGCTTTTCCTCCACGGTATCCGGCTGCCGTGAGGGAAGACCAGAGATGTGCAGGGCGAGCCGCCGGGGCGTGGCGAAGCTCACGGCACCTTCTTCAAAAAGGCCGCGTTCGCGCAAGGCCTTGCTGACCAGGAGGCGGAGATCTTCGGCCGCCTGCGCTTGCATGCGGGCGGGGATTTCCTCGGAAAAAAGTTCAAGAAGCAGATCAGGCATTGTTTCATTTCGGCCGCCGCCGGAGGCAAGCGGCATAAAGGAGGGAAACGGGTATCTGCCTTCTATAAACGGAGCTTGCCCGGGAAGAAAATGCCGGGTGGCGAAATATCGCCGTTCTATGATTTTCGGCGGCCCGGAACAAAAGGCCCAAGCAGGCGTTTCCGGTGCTCTAGATGGAGGTGTGTCATGGATACGAAACGGATCTCCATGGTCTCCGGCGCCGCGTTACTCGCACTCACTGGGGCCGCATCGGCAGGTCCAATGCCTATAACAAATTCCAAGGATATCACGCCGCCCTTAAAGATCGAGCAGGCCCGTTACTATCGGCACCACTACCGGCACTATGGCTGGCATCGCGGTTGGCACTATGGCTGGTATCGCCACCGGTACCACTACGGCTGGCGCCATCCCAGATATTATTATGGCTGGAACCCAGGCGCTGCCTTTGCTGGCGCCGCCCTTGGTCTGGCCGCATTTCCTTTTGCCGTGGCGGTAGGCGGCTGGCCCTACTATGGGTACCCATATTATGGCTATGGCTATCCATATTATTGGTAGAAGCCAGACAGATCCCGCCTAATCCGGGCGAGATCACATTAGGCTGGATTTGATTTAATCTAACAAGCGAACGCCAACTTCCAGAGACGAAGATAGCCGCGGCGCAACACCGCCTGCGTGCTTTAAATTGATTCGGCATGAATGGAACGACTAAGCCGCGAGGGTGTTCAGCTAAGTTAATTTTTGTTTAAGGGAGCAAGCTTATGGAAACAAAAAAGATTTTCGCCGCTGTGGGTGCCGCTCTGCTCGCGCTGACGGCTACCGCCTCTGCTGGTCCGATGAATATCCCATGCGCAAAGATTGTTGCGCCCTCGCAACCACAAACTGAACCGGTTTATTATCGTTACTATGGCGGATACTACGGCGGCTGGAACCCTGGCCTCGCGGTCGCGGGCACGGCGGCCGGCTTACTCGCCTTGGGCGCTGCCGGCGCGGCGGCGGGCGCTTACAATGGATATTACGGGACGCCTTACTACGGGTATAATACTTATTATGGTGGCGGCCCCTATTACGGCAATTACTATGGCCGCCATTATGGATACTATGGGCATGGCTATCGGCATTATGGTGCTTACCGCGGCGGCATTCACACCGGGCGCAGCGTTGGCCACGGCCATATGACCCACGGTGTTCATCGCCGTTAGGCCTTGCGGCACGTTCTAAGCGGCACCATGCTGCTCTCGGGCCGGATCAGACTCTGATCCGGCTTGAAGAGATTCACCCATCCCCTTCGCCTTTCATCCACGCCGCGCCGCAGGCTTTGGCCAAATCGCGCACTTTTAGAATATAGCCTTGCCGCTCGGTGACCGAGATGACCCCTCGCGCGTCCAGAAGGTTAAAAATATGCGAGGCCTTGATACATTGATCATAGGCAGGCAGCACCATTCCATGACGTCCCCCCTCATCGCCGCACTTTAGCAGGGACCGGCATTCTGCTTCCGCGTCCTTGAAATGCTGGATCAGGACGCCGGCATTGGCGCCTTCAAAATTATAGCGCGAGTATTCTTCCTCCGCCTGTTTAAAAATATCGCCATAGGTGACCTTTTCCGACCCTTGGCGTCCGTTAAAATTCAAGTCAAAGACATTGTCGACGCCTTGCACATACATGGCGAGCCGCTCAAGACCATAGGTCAGCTCCCCTGAGACAGGCGCGCATTCAATTCCCGCGACCTGCTGGAAATAGGTGAATTGAGAAACTTCCATGCCATCGCACCAGCATTCCCAGCCGAGTCCCCACGCGCCGAGCGTCGGGCTTTCCCAATCATCCTCGACAAAGCGAATGTCGTGCAGATGCGGATCAACGCCGATGGCTTCGAGCGATGCCAAATACAGCGCCTGAATATCTTGCGGCGATGGTTTTAGAATAACCTGAAACTGATAAAAATGCTGCAACCGGTTGGGGTTTTCGCCGTATCTCCCATCCTTCGGCCGCCGCGAGGGCTGCACGTAAGCGGCCTTCCAAGGGCGCGGCCCGAGCGCCCGCAAAGCGGTCGCCGGATGGAACGTCCCAGCGCCCATTTCAACATCGTAGGGCTGTAGGATCACGCAGCCGTACCCGGCCCAAAAGCTCTGAAGAGTCAGGATAAGGTCTTGAAAGGAGCGGACCGGGTTGGACGAATTGGCATATTTTGTTTCAACGGCCATGTTCGTCATCCCCCTCGCCCTATCCGTGCCGCGATCGCCGGACGCGAACGAAAGCAAATG is a window of Methylocapsa sp. D3K7 DNA encoding:
- the glyS gene encoding glycine--tRNA ligase subunit beta, whose translation is MPDLLLELFSEEIPARMQAQAAEDLRLLVSKALRERGLFEEGAVSFATPRRLALHISGLPSRQPDTVEEKRGPRVGAPDAAVQGFLKSAGLTSLAGAKIHRDPKKGEFYIALIEQKGKDTLDVLAEVLPAVIRSFPWPKSMRWGAASARPEALRWVRPLHAILATFGPETEDTQVVPFSVDGMQAGAFTFGHRFMAPGKIKVRRFDDYVPALEKAKVVLDPARRRDIILHDARNLALAQGLELVEDETLLTEVAGLVEWPVVLTGDFDAAFLDIPREVIQTTIRANQKCFVLTGRASGKLSNKFLLVANIEAADGGAAIAAGNGRVVQARLSDAKFFYETDLKIKLEGRLAKLDKIIFHEKLGTQGERAKRLQDLASDVALVAGAEPGVAGRAALLAKADLTSEMVGEFPELQGVMGRYYALAQGEDERVAEAIEDHYKPQGPSDRVPVAPVAVSVALADKLDLLTGFFAIGEKPTGSKDPYALRRAALGVIALILENRLRLPLRIFVTKAIARADFAGKEGALRQDDVFGQLMSFFSDRLKVHLRERGTRHDLIDAVFALPGQDDLLLIVTRVAALQGFLDSEEGANLLAGYRRATNILRAEEKKDGVGAFDGASDPTLLQDPAEKHLSEKIQSLSADTQLHLSHANERIGRPKFAGQTPFEDAMESLSSLRDPVDLFFDKVTVNAEDPSLRLNRLRLLNELRNAMHGVADFSKVAG
- a CDS encoding glycine--tRNA ligase subunit alpha; this encodes MAVETKYANSSNPVRSFQDLILTLQSFWAGYGCVILQPYDVEMGAGTFHPATALRALGPRPWKAAYVQPSRRPKDGRYGENPNRLQHFYQFQVILKPSPQDIQALYLASLEAIGVDPHLHDIRFVEDDWESPTLGAWGLGWECWCDGMEVSQFTYFQQVAGIECAPVSGELTYGLERLAMYVQGVDNVFDLNFNGRQGSEKVTYGDIFKQAEEEYSRYNFEGANAGVLIQHFKDAEAECRSLLKCGDEGGRHGMVLPAYDQCIKASHIFNLLDARGVISVTERQGYILKVRDLAKACGAAWMKGEGDG